One bacterium genomic window, GCGCCCTCGATTTGGGTATGGATTGTATTAAAGACATCGTCCCCGCTGGCTCCGAGAATATCCTTGAGGGTGATAATCAGCCCGGTAAGCGCCTGCACGACGATAAAGAAGGCAAACAGAATCCCCCCGGTGCGGTGCCACTTTCGGAGATGTGCTTCTTTCATGGAGTCCTCCTTCCGGTAAAAACCTCGGTTCGCGGCAGAAATCTTAAATATGCTCTGTTTCCGAATACATCGCCTCATGAACTTCCGGGGTAAAATCATGCTTCCGTTTTCTGAAGCGTGAAATCACCATGAGAGCGACAAAGACTGTTACCGCGGTCGGAATACCGACATGGATTCCGTACGGGCTCCCGGCCATCGACCATCCGGCGAACGCGGCGACTCCGGCGATCAGCCCCCAGAAAGCGCCGTCCTCCGAAACATTCCGGGCGCCGAGGTAGGTGACGCTGAGCAGGATGACCGCTATGCCGACACGGAATGCGAATCCCCAGTAGGTGATCTTGAGCACCTCGGTGAAGGTTACCGCAAGAATCCCGCCGCCGACAAGCAGTGCCAGGGCGAGTGTCCTGCTCAGGAAGAGTCTCGTCCTGTCGGAAGCTTCCGGATTGATATACACCGAATATATATCACGGATGAGAATCTGTGTCGGAGCGAGAAAACAGAGCGGCCCGGTGGAGACAATCGCCGCAAACAGCCCGCACAGGGCAATTCCCGCCATCACGGGGTTGAGTGCAAGCATCATGGCCGGTCCGGCCGAAAGACCGAAGGGCAATGCATCCCCGAAATGGAGCCGCGCGCACATGCCGAGGAGGGCATACGCGATCCCGATGGGTATCAGCAGGGCGCCGGCGATCCATGCACCCTGTACCGCCGCTTTCGTGTCCTTCGCCGCGAAAATTCCGGTTATCGCCGCCTGCCCGGCAAAGCAGGTCAATACCGTCGCAAGCACCTCCCCCGTGAGAGTCAGGGGATTGCGGGCGGTGAGGCTCCAGAAGGACGGCGGCAGATCGTTCCACAGCCGGGCGAATCCCCCCGTCACCGAATCGCCGACGAGGGAAAGCGAAAACACGAGGCTTACAAGCAGCCCCGCAAAGATAACGACGATCTGGATGATGTTGACGAGCGCTATCGACCTCAGGCCGCCGGCAGTGATTATCGCCATGAAAATGACAGCCGCACCGAGATCGGCGATCCATTTATCAACGCCGAGCAGGGGCGCGAGGAGCGCTCCGCCCGCGATTATCTGGGTGATTCCCGCGATGAAATACGCCACACCGATCACGATGGCGGACATGAGCCTTGTTTTCGGATCGAACAGACGGCCGACCACTTCCGGTATGGTTATCGCCTGAAGACGTCTGAATCGCGCCGACATGGTGGAAGCGAACACGAACATCGCGATACCGAGCGCGATCGAGTACGATGACCCGAGTATCCCCTCGGTGTAACCGCGCTGGCTCACCCCGACAGTGGCATTCCCGCCGACCCAGTCGCCGAGCACCACCGCTACGACAAGCCCGAGGGGAAGCGCCCGGCCCGCAACAAGAAAATGATCCGACCCTAATTTCTTCTTCAGAAAAATATTGGCGATACCGATGGTGATGATGGTATAGGCGATGAGCATGATGAGGGGAACGAGATGGAGTGTCATGATTCGACTGTTGTCTGGTTTATGGTTTTTGGTTATGGTGAATAAAAGTGGCAGCGGATAACGCCATGCGGAACTCGTTCCGGCTTTTGTCCCTGATATCGGCCCGAATATTCCCGAAAAATACTCCTGTATCCTTCGTTATGACCTCACGTGGTTATGAGGGTTATTCATAAACTATCTAACCACTAAGATACAAAGACATAAACCGAAAGAATAGAAATTTATACTAACGATCCTTATGCAAAAGGCTCAGAGAAACCCACATGCCGGAAATATCCTTCCATTCGTTCAGTCTACTACGAGAATCCGTTTCGCCAGAAGGCCGACATTGATTGGTTTGTCGAATACAGGCTTGTAGTCTTTTTTCGAGTCGAATACCCATACGCCCGGGTTATTCTCGTCCTGACTTCCCGTGAGCACGAGCCCGTCGCTCGAGAAATCCAGCGCCCAGCACAGGGTGGATTTCTGGAAAGAACTGACCGCTGTGAATGTACGGGCTGTAAGGTCGAACCGTTTTAATCCCCATCCGTCACCGCCGCTCGTGGTGGAAAGACCGACCATTGCCCACCCCGTTGTCGATGTTTCGAAAACCCAGTAGAGAATGCTTCCTCCGATCTCCGTTTCGGAAAGCAGAACCTCCGTTGACATCGTGTCGCCGTTGACAACCTCGACAGCGCCGTCCGTTCCGCTCGTTACGGTGCCGATGCAGGCGGCGTAAACGTTTCCCTGAAGAATGCTCGCGCCGTTCACTCCGCCGCCGAGCGGATGCTTTGCCGATCCCCCGACGCCGTTGGTTTTAAGCACAATCTCTCCTATGACTGTGTCTTTTACGATGTCGATGACCGCAACGCTCGAATGGTCTGTCATCGCCCGTCCGTTATTGCGCCGCAGAGAAACGTACAGCTTCCCGTTCTTGATCACCGCGTTTCCCTGATCGGGATTACCATCGTTGTCAGCCATTGAGGAGAGGTCTATCGAACCGGTGACTGTCATTCCGGATGGGTCGATAATGAGCACATGGGGGTCTTCGGTGAGTGTCACATAGGCTTTCTTTGCGGAAAGAAAGGCGATGTCTTCCGGAGCGCTCTTTGCGCCGGTGCTCATCTCGCTCACCGCGGTGCGGTTTGCGGGATCGAATTTGATGATCCTGTCGCCATTTGTGTCGATGATATAAACATCGCCGTTGTATTGTGTGAGTTCCGATATTCCGTTTACCGGCAGGAGATCGATGTATGCCTTGTTATTGACATAGTCCACCACGGAAATATTCGATTCGTCCGTTCCGCTGGTGCATACTACCGCAAGGCTGGACGATTCGGTCGGCCCCAGGGGATTTGAGTTGTCGTTCTTGTCCGAACATCCCGTAATTATTGCTGCGAGAAGGACGACGAAAAAAAATTGTGCACGAACCACGGTTCCTCCCTTGAAGTAAGGGTGTGAAAGAATTATAATACTTAAGAAAAAGTATCGTGCGGATTTGTATAAAAACCCGAACCGGTTTTCTCTGACACTGTATATGTGGATTACCGATTTATGTCTGTACTGATTAAAGAATATACATTAAAAAATAATTTGTGTCACAATTTATTTTATGGTATTTTATTTGTGTCACATATTTTATAATAATAACACGTTTTAATTATCCGGTTTGAAAATTATAAATATATGCAGAATTATTCTGATGATTCTAATTTCAGGTAAAATATAGTATCGTAAAGTTGATTGGCAAATAAACATTCAATATGAAGAGGAGTGATATGTTTTACAAGCATTTTCTTTATAGAACGCCTATTTTTCTGCTCATTATTTTTACCGGGTGTATAGGATTTGCAGGGCTAAGCCAGAGGAGGAGCGAACTGCGGGCCGGCATGCGTCTGAGCGAGATACACCCGGACTGGGAAAAAAATGACAGATGCACGAAGTGCCATATGGCATGGAGCTGGGAATATGGGTATTACCGTGGCTGGGATCGTCACGGTCTTATCAGCGATTATTCAAAAGTTTCACCCGCTGGTTACAAGGACCCCTATGGACTCGATGTCCCGATCAATTCGTTCGCGGAGTATTATTATACCACCTGGTGGAAAGATGCCCTGATGGAACGGAAGGATAGTACCGAGCCGTCAATGCATCTTTCCGGGTACGGCCGTATCAACGACGGCACCGCTGTTCCGGAAGATTTTCACGGCAGAGTGATTGTGGTTGATCCTTCGGGGCAGGGCGATGAAAAAACCGTCCAGGAAGGTGTGGACAAAGCTCAGCCAGGCGATACGGTGTTTGTCCGTCCCGGAACCTACAAGGAAACGGTACGGCTCAGGGAAGGAATTCGGCTCTGGGGTCAGGATCCCTATAAAACCATCATCGACAGCGAAAACAAGGGCTCCACGATTATCGCCGCAAACAAGTGCGACATTTCCGGCTTTACCTTGACCGGAACCGGATTCGATTATTCCAGCGACCGTTTCCGCGCCGCCATCCATGCGGTCGA contains:
- a CDS encoding sodium:solute symporter family protein; protein product: MTLHLVPLIMLIAYTIITIGIANIFLKKKLGSDHFLVAGRALPLGLVVAVVLGDWVGGNATVGVSQRGYTEGILGSSYSIALGIAMFVFASTMSARFRRLQAITIPEVVGRLFDPKTRLMSAIVIGVAYFIAGITQIIAGGALLAPLLGVDKWIADLGAAVIFMAIITAGGLRSIALVNIIQIVVIFAGLLVSLVFSLSLVGDSVTGGFARLWNDLPPSFWSLTARNPLTLTGEVLATVLTCFAGQAAITGIFAAKDTKAAVQGAWIAGALLIPIGIAYALLGMCARLHFGDALPFGLSAGPAMMLALNPVMAGIALCGLFAAIVSTGPLCFLAPTQILIRDIYSVYINPEASDRTRLFLSRTLALALLVGGGILAVTFTEVLKITYWGFAFRVGIAVILLSVTYLGARNVSEDGAFWGLIAGVAAFAGWSMAGSPYGIHVGIPTAVTVFVALMVISRFRKRKHDFTPEVHEAMYSETEHI